Proteins co-encoded in one alpha proteobacterium HIMB5 genomic window:
- a CDS encoding phosphoribosylformylglycinamidine synthase subunit II (PFAM: AIR synthase related protein, N-terminal domain; AIR synthase related protein, C-terminal domain~TIGRFAM: phosphoribosylformylglycinamidine synthase II): MEVNEQVALDHGLKKDEYAKICELLGRTPNITELGIFSAMWNEHCSYKSSRLHLKKLPTKGKKVIQGPGENAGVIDIEDDDAIVFKIESHNHPSFIEPYQGAATGVGGIMRDVFTMGARPIANLNSIHFGSTHHKKTKNLLRGVVHGIGGYGNCMGVPTIAGQTSFDSSYNGNILVNAMTLGLVKKNKIFYSKAAGLGKPVIYVGSKTGRDGIHGASMASASFDDKIEEKKPTVQVGDPFTEKLLLEACLELMAGDSIIAIQDMGAAGLTSSSIEMASKGNLGIEINLNKVPCRESKMSPYEIMLSESQERMLIVLENGKEDLAKKIFDKWNLDFSVIGKTTDTKRIELFFDDEKVANIPVNILVENSPMYDRKWKKAKLPKKNKIPKKDLTNLKFKDVLKKILSNPNICSKQWIWEQYDHTVMGDTIQKPGGDSGVVRVHGTNKAVAASVDSSAVYCWAHPLTGGKQVVCESFRNLISVGAKPIAITNCLNFGSPENVENMGEFVECVEGIGEASKYLNFPVVSGNVSFYNQTKDVGIKPTPAIGGVGLIKDYSKMITMEFKETGNFVLVIGKTEGHIDQSLFARNILDEKNGPPPEINLFNEKNNGETLLKLIENDLIKSAHDVSLGGIIVAISKMCIKGNKGIDIKKPKSLINEFEYFFGEDQGRYIIEVTKDNLKKVTNLLTKNSVHYDQLGEIKEKNLTIDKKTDLSVDDLKTFNTSWLKDYMSK; encoded by the coding sequence ATGGAAGTAAACGAACAAGTCGCATTAGATCATGGTCTTAAAAAAGATGAATATGCTAAGATTTGTGAGTTATTGGGAAGAACGCCAAATATTACAGAACTTGGTATTTTTTCTGCAATGTGGAATGAACATTGCTCCTATAAATCTTCAAGATTACATTTAAAGAAATTACCAACTAAAGGTAAAAAAGTAATTCAAGGGCCTGGAGAAAATGCTGGTGTTATTGATATAGAAGATGATGATGCAATTGTATTTAAGATAGAAAGTCATAATCACCCTTCTTTTATTGAACCCTATCAAGGAGCTGCAACGGGTGTTGGTGGTATAATGAGAGATGTTTTTACAATGGGTGCTAGACCTATTGCCAACCTTAACTCAATACATTTTGGCTCAACTCATCATAAAAAAACTAAAAATTTATTAAGAGGTGTTGTTCATGGAATTGGTGGATACGGAAACTGTATGGGCGTTCCAACAATTGCTGGTCAAACAAGTTTTGATAGTTCTTATAATGGCAATATCCTAGTTAATGCAATGACTCTAGGTTTAGTTAAAAAAAATAAAATTTTTTATTCAAAAGCTGCTGGTCTTGGAAAACCTGTGATTTATGTTGGATCAAAAACAGGTCGCGATGGAATTCATGGAGCAAGTATGGCCTCTGCAAGTTTTGATGATAAAATTGAAGAAAAAAAACCAACTGTACAAGTTGGAGATCCTTTTACTGAAAAGCTTTTACTTGAAGCATGTCTTGAATTAATGGCGGGAGATTCAATTATTGCAATTCAAGATATGGGTGCAGCAGGATTAACGTCTTCAAGTATTGAAATGGCTTCAAAAGGAAATTTAGGAATTGAAATTAATTTAAACAAAGTTCCTTGCAGAGAAAGTAAAATGTCTCCTTATGAAATTATGCTTTCTGAAAGTCAGGAAAGAATGTTGATTGTATTAGAAAATGGCAAAGAAGATCTTGCAAAAAAAATTTTTGATAAATGGAATTTAGATTTTTCAGTAATTGGTAAAACAACAGATACCAAAAGAATAGAATTATTCTTTGATGACGAAAAAGTTGCAAACATTCCAGTTAACATTCTAGTTGAAAATTCACCCATGTATGACCGTAAATGGAAGAAAGCAAAATTACCTAAGAAAAACAAAATACCAAAAAAAGATTTAACAAATTTAAAATTTAAAGATGTTTTAAAGAAAATATTATCTAATCCAAATATTTGTAGCAAACAATGGATTTGGGAACAATATGATCATACTGTCATGGGAGACACCATTCAAAAACCAGGTGGTGATAGTGGTGTAGTGAGAGTTCATGGAACGAATAAAGCAGTAGCAGCTTCAGTGGACTCATCTGCTGTTTATTGTTGGGCTCATCCATTAACAGGTGGAAAACAAGTAGTTTGTGAAAGTTTTAGAAATCTAATTTCAGTAGGTGCAAAACCAATTGCAATAACAAATTGTCTTAACTTTGGAAGTCCCGAGAATGTGGAAAATATGGGAGAGTTTGTTGAATGCGTTGAAGGTATTGGAGAAGCAAGTAAATATTTAAACTTTCCTGTAGTTTCAGGAAATGTATCTTTTTATAATCAAACAAAAGATGTTGGAATAAAACCTACTCCTGCAATAGGTGGTGTTGGCTTAATTAAAGATTATTCGAAAATGATCACCATGGAATTTAAAGAAACTGGTAATTTTGTTTTGGTTATTGGTAAAACTGAAGGTCACATAGATCAAAGTTTATTCGCAAGAAATATATTGGATGAAAAAAATGGTCCCCCTCCAGAAATAAATCTGTTTAATGAAAAAAATAATGGAGAAACTTTATTAAAACTTATTGAAAATGATTTAATTAAAAGTGCGCACGATGTTTCTTTAGGTGGAATTATTGTAGCAATATCGAAGATGTGTATTAAAGGTAACAAAGGAATAGATATTAAAAAACCTAAATCTTTAATAAATGAATTTGAGTATTTTTTTGGAGAAGATCAAGGGAGATATATCATTGAAGTAACTAAAGATAATTTGAAAAAAGTAACAAATTTATTAACTAAAAACTCAGTTCATTATGATCAACTTGGAGAAATTAAAGAAAAAAACCTAACAATTGATAAAAAAACTGATCTTTCAGTTGACGATTTAAAAACATTTAATACAAGTTGGCTTAAGGATTACATGAGTAAATAA
- a CDS encoding SSU ribosomal protein S4P (PFAM: Ribosomal protein S4/S9 N-terminal domain; S4 domain~TIGRFAM: ribosomal protein S4, bacterial/organelle type) has protein sequence MTKRLNSKHKVDRRLKVNLWGRPKSPFNTRAYGPGQHGQTKTSKPSDYGIQLQAKQKLKSYYGNMNERQFRNMYQKATMLKGDTSENLIGLLERRLDAVIYRAKFATTIFSARQLINHNHVKVNGKKVNIASYLVKEEDSIEIRDKSKQLAIIDIALASKEREIPEYIQMDEKNKKLKFVRVPKFEEVPYPVMMEPNLVIEYYSR, from the coding sequence ATGACAAAAAGATTAAACTCTAAACATAAAGTAGACAGAAGATTAAAGGTAAACTTATGGGGTAGACCAAAAAGCCCATTTAACACCAGAGCATATGGACCTGGACAACACGGTCAAACAAAAACATCTAAACCCTCAGATTATGGTATTCAGTTACAAGCAAAACAAAAATTAAAATCTTATTATGGAAACATGAATGAGAGACAGTTTAGAAATATGTATCAAAAAGCTACAATGCTTAAAGGCGATACGAGCGAAAATCTAATTGGATTATTAGAGAGAAGATTAGATGCAGTAATTTACAGAGCAAAATTTGCAACTACAATATTTTCAGCAAGACAATTAATCAATCACAATCACGTTAAAGTAAATGGAAAAAAAGTGAACATTGCTAGTTACTTAGTGAAAGAAGAAGATTCAATTGAAATTAGAGATAAATCAAAACAATTGGCAATTATAGATATCGCTCTTGCTAGCAAAGAAAGAGAGATTCCAGAATACATCCAAATGGATGAGAAAAATAAAAAACTTAAATTTGTAAGAGTACCTAAGTTTGAAGAAGTTCCATATCCAGTAATGATGGAACCAAATTTAGTAATTGAATATTACTCTAGATAA
- a CDS encoding monothiol glutaredoxin, Grx4 family (PFAM: Glutaredoxin~TIGRFAM: monothiol glutaredoxin, Grx4 family), which translates to MNDNIKNMIQNEIDNNEVCLFMKGTPDAPQCGFSMAVSNMLKILEVNFKGINVLENQELRDGIKVFSDWPTIPQLYIKKEFVGGCDIVKEMFENGELKQTLEAKGINFKK; encoded by the coding sequence ATGAATGACAATATCAAAAATATGATTCAAAATGAAATTGATAACAATGAAGTGTGTTTATTTATGAAAGGCACACCTGATGCACCTCAGTGTGGATTTTCAATGGCCGTATCTAACATGTTAAAAATTCTTGAAGTAAACTTTAAAGGTATCAACGTATTGGAAAACCAAGAACTAAGAGATGGAATTAAAGTATTTAGTGACTGGCCTACTATCCCACAACTTTATATTAAAAAAGAATTTGTAGGTGGTTGCGATATTGTAAAAGAAATGTTCGAAAACGGTGAGTTGAAACAAACTCTTGAGGCTAAAGGGATAAATTTTAAAAAATAA
- a CDS encoding 2-isopropylmalate synthase/homocitrate synthase family protein (PFAM: HMGL-like; LeuA allosteric (dimerisation) domain~TIGRFAM: 2-isopropylmalate synthase/homocitrate synthase family protein) encodes MSKERLYIFDTTLRDGAQTQGVDFSVDDKEKIASALDNLGVDYIEGGWPGANPTDTEFFQKKHNFKNAVLTCFGMTKRSGRSAENDPGLSALMNSNTNAVCLVGKSWDFHVDVALGISNDENLSNISESASHFVEQKKEFMFDAEHFFDGYKANKDYAISCLKAAYEKGARWIVLCDTNGGTLPHEVSNIVSEVTKFIPGKNLGIHAHNDTGNAVSNSLAAVMAGVRQVQGTINGLGERCGNANLMSLIPTFYLKKYFYDKFEMNIKSNHIKNLTQCSRLLDEILNRKPNKHLPYVGAAAFSHKGGLHVSAVQKDPKTYEHIDPEEVGNSRNIVVSDQSGKSNIVSRLKSLNVDFEEDNPKIKKLLDEVKDREFIGYSYDGADASFELLARRIMGEIPRYISINEYDVGVKKNKSGEIISSAKAQLEVDGETIVCEGEGNGPVNALDNAIRNNIDKISKYSKYLKDLKLVDYKVRILNTGTEAVTRVSIESTDSKGKNWFTIGVSPNIIDASFKALIDSLDYKLFKDNAPASK; translated from the coding sequence ATGAGTAAAGAGAGATTATACATTTTTGATACAACACTTAGAGATGGTGCACAAACACAAGGTGTAGATTTTTCAGTAGATGATAAAGAAAAAATAGCATCTGCGTTAGACAATCTTGGTGTTGATTATATTGAAGGTGGATGGCCAGGTGCAAATCCAACAGATACAGAATTTTTTCAAAAAAAACATAACTTTAAAAATGCAGTCCTAACTTGTTTTGGTATGACTAAAAGATCTGGAAGAAGTGCAGAAAATGATCCTGGTTTATCTGCTTTAATGAATTCAAATACTAATGCAGTTTGTTTGGTTGGAAAATCTTGGGATTTTCATGTTGATGTTGCATTAGGAATTTCTAATGATGAAAATTTATCTAATATAAGCGAGAGTGCATCGCATTTTGTTGAACAAAAAAAAGAATTCATGTTTGATGCAGAACATTTTTTTGATGGTTACAAAGCAAATAAAGATTATGCAATTTCCTGTTTAAAAGCTGCTTATGAAAAAGGTGCAAGATGGATTGTACTTTGTGATACCAATGGAGGAACTTTACCTCATGAAGTTTCAAATATTGTCTCAGAAGTTACAAAGTTTATTCCAGGAAAAAATTTAGGTATCCATGCACATAATGATACAGGAAATGCAGTATCAAACTCTTTAGCTGCTGTAATGGCAGGTGTAAGACAAGTTCAAGGTACCATAAATGGCTTAGGTGAAAGATGTGGTAATGCTAATTTAATGTCATTAATTCCAACTTTTTATTTAAAAAAATATTTTTATGATAAATTTGAAATGAATATTAAATCAAATCACATTAAAAATTTAACTCAATGTTCAAGATTGCTAGATGAAATTTTGAATAGAAAACCAAATAAACATTTACCCTATGTTGGTGCAGCAGCTTTTTCTCATAAAGGAGGATTGCATGTTTCAGCTGTACAAAAGGATCCTAAAACTTATGAACATATTGATCCTGAAGAAGTTGGCAACTCAAGAAATATTGTTGTGTCAGATCAATCAGGAAAATCAAACATTGTTTCAAGATTGAAAAGTTTAAATGTTGATTTTGAAGAAGATAATCCAAAAATAAAAAAACTATTAGACGAAGTAAAAGACAGAGAATTTATTGGTTATAGTTATGATGGTGCTGATGCATCATTTGAATTGTTAGCAAGAAGAATAATGGGTGAGATACCAAGATATATTTCAATTAACGAGTATGATGTTGGAGTTAAGAAGAATAAATCTGGTGAAATTATTTCTTCTGCAAAAGCACAATTAGAAGTAGATGGCGAAACAATTGTTTGTGAAGGTGAAGGGAACGGTCCAGTTAATGCATTAGATAATGCTATTAGAAATAACATTGATAAAATTTCAAAATATTCAAAGTATTTAAAAGATTTAAAATTAGTAGACTACAAAGTAAGGATTTTAAATACTGGAACAGAAGCAGTAACAAGAGTTTCAATTGAGAGTACAGACTCGAAAGGTAAAAATTGGTTCACAATTGGTGTATCTCCAAATATAATTGATGCATCTTTTAAAGCATTAATAGATAGTTTGGATTACAAATTATTTAAAGATAATGCTCCAGCTAGTAAATAA
- a CDS encoding 3-deoxy-D-arabinoheptulosonate-7-phosphate synthase (PFAM: Class-II DAHP synthetase family~TIGRFAM: 3-deoxy-7-phosphoheptulonate synthase, class II): protein MSNWKINSWRDYPVKHIPDYPDQAELDQVLNKIRSFPPLVFAGETRHLKSQLADVVDGKAFLLQGGDCAESFAEFNPDNIRDTFKLILQMSLVLTYSASLPVVKVGRIAGQFSKPRSSPIEVKDGVELPSYLGDNINGIEFNEKARIPDPKRLFKAYSQAAATLNLIRAFSHGGFADLKKVHTWNLGFIKNTPEAKKFKELEDSIEKALAFMDACGINSDFNRRLKTVNFWTSHEGLHLPYEEAMTRTDSTTGENHDTSAHFVWIGDRTRQLDGGHVEFCRGIENPIGIKCGPTLEPQDLINLCNKINPQNEKGKITLISRFGHDKVSKFLPKLIRAIKKEGINVIWSCDPCHGNTIKATSGYKTRPFNDVLKEVKNVFECHQSEGSYAGGLHIELTGQNVTECTGGAQKISDEDLSSRYHTHCDPRLNANQALELAFLISDEIKKNSSYSKNAVQAAS from the coding sequence ATGAGCAATTGGAAAATAAATAGTTGGAGAGATTATCCTGTAAAACACATTCCTGATTATCCTGATCAGGCAGAGTTGGATCAAGTTCTAAATAAAATTAGATCTTTTCCACCATTAGTTTTTGCTGGTGAGACCAGACATTTGAAATCGCAATTAGCCGATGTAGTTGATGGTAAAGCATTTCTTCTTCAAGGTGGAGACTGTGCAGAAAGTTTTGCAGAATTTAATCCAGATAACATTAGAGATACTTTTAAATTAATTTTACAAATGTCATTAGTTCTAACTTATTCAGCTTCTTTACCAGTTGTTAAAGTTGGAAGAATTGCTGGTCAATTTTCTAAACCAAGAAGTTCACCAATCGAAGTAAAAGATGGTGTTGAGTTACCAAGTTATCTTGGTGATAATATTAATGGTATTGAGTTTAATGAAAAAGCAAGAATACCAGATCCAAAAAGATTATTTAAAGCTTACTCACAAGCTGCAGCAACTTTAAATTTAATTAGAGCATTTTCACATGGTGGATTTGCTGATTTGAAAAAAGTTCACACTTGGAATTTAGGATTTATTAAAAATACTCCTGAAGCAAAAAAATTTAAAGAATTAGAAGATAGCATTGAAAAGGCATTAGCATTTATGGATGCTTGTGGAATTAATTCTGACTTTAATAGAAGATTAAAGACAGTTAACTTTTGGACTTCGCATGAAGGTTTGCATTTACCTTATGAAGAGGCAATGACGAGAACAGATTCAACTACCGGAGAGAATCATGATACTTCTGCTCATTTTGTGTGGATAGGGGATAGAACAAGACAATTAGATGGTGGACACGTTGAATTTTGTAGAGGAATAGAAAATCCTATCGGAATTAAATGTGGTCCAACTTTAGAACCTCAAGATCTAATTAATTTATGTAATAAAATAAATCCACAAAATGAAAAAGGTAAAATCACTTTAATATCTAGATTTGGTCATGACAAAGTTTCCAAGTTTTTACCAAAATTAATTAGAGCAATTAAAAAAGAAGGTATAAACGTAATTTGGTCTTGCGATCCTTGCCATGGAAATACAATTAAAGCAACTTCAGGATATAAAACTAGACCTTTTAATGATGTATTAAAAGAAGTTAAAAATGTTTTTGAATGTCACCAAAGTGAAGGTAGTTATGCTGGTGGTTTACACATTGAGTTAACTGGTCAAAACGTTACTGAATGTACTGGAGGCGCACAAAAAATTTCAGATGAAGATTTGTCATCTAGATATCACACACACTGTGATCCAAGATTAAATGCTAATCAAGCTCTAGAATTAGCCTTTTTAATCTCAGATGAGATTAAAAAGAATAGCAGTTATTCTAAAAACGCAGTTCAAGCGGCATCTTAG
- a CDS encoding cysteine--tRNA ligase (PFAM: tRNA synthetases class I (C) catalytic domain~TIGRFAM: cysteinyl-tRNA synthetase) — MAKEIYLTNNLSNKREQFVPMDDNNVRMYVCGPTVYNDPHIGNARPLVIFDILFKVLKNKFKSVNYVRNITDVDDKIINFAKENNISIKELTDKIIKSFAEDCEFLKCEEPNHQPKATEHIDLMIEMTKTLISKGFAYENEKHVYFEVKKFEDYGKLSNKKLDELIAGSRIEVSDNKKNSEDFVLWKPSNEDEPGWDSPWGRGRPGWHLECSAMSKKFLGDEFDIHGGGIDLIFPHHENEIAQSRCANSTKTFANYWVHNAFLTKSNEKMAKSQGNIIKIKNFREGNISGQVIRFALMSAHYKQPLDWNDKLLKDCQNTLDKWYKIYDQKFETVSITDEIILPLYEDLNTPGYIANLHKLYDSAVNGTDDDKKTFISACKFVGFLTETKEEWVIFKKKNASLSEKEIEDKINERNKARAEKNYQKADEIRNELLDKGVLIEDKDGKTVWKFK, encoded by the coding sequence ATGGCTAAAGAAATTTATTTAACAAATAATTTATCAAACAAGCGTGAACAATTTGTTCCTATGGATGATAATAATGTTAGAATGTATGTTTGTGGACCTACTGTATACAATGATCCTCACATAGGTAATGCTCGGCCACTAGTCATATTTGATATTTTATTCAAAGTTTTAAAAAATAAATTTAAATCAGTAAATTATGTAAGAAATATCACTGATGTAGATGACAAAATTATTAATTTTGCAAAAGAAAATAATATTTCAATAAAAGAACTTACTGACAAAATTATTAAAAGCTTTGCTGAAGATTGTGAGTTTTTAAAATGTGAAGAGCCCAATCACCAACCAAAAGCGACTGAACATATTGATTTAATGATTGAGATGACAAAAACTTTGATCTCAAAAGGTTTTGCTTATGAAAATGAAAAGCATGTTTATTTTGAAGTTAAAAAATTTGAAGACTATGGAAAACTTTCAAATAAAAAATTAGATGAGTTAATTGCTGGTTCTAGAATTGAAGTAAGTGATAATAAGAAAAATTCTGAGGATTTTGTTTTATGGAAACCTTCAAATGAAGATGAACCAGGATGGGATTCTCCATGGGGGAGAGGAAGACCTGGTTGGCATTTAGAATGTTCTGCAATGTCTAAGAAATTTTTAGGAGATGAATTTGATATTCATGGAGGAGGTATAGATTTAATTTTTCCTCATCATGAAAATGAAATAGCTCAATCAAGATGCGCTAATAGCACCAAAACATTTGCAAATTATTGGGTTCACAACGCTTTCCTTACAAAGTCGAATGAAAAAATGGCAAAGTCTCAAGGCAACATTATAAAGATAAAAAATTTTAGAGAAGGCAACATCAGTGGTCAGGTAATTAGATTTGCCTTAATGAGTGCGCATTACAAACAACCTTTGGATTGGAACGATAAACTTTTAAAAGATTGTCAAAACACACTTGATAAATGGTACAAAATTTATGATCAAAAATTTGAAACGGTTAGTATAACAGATGAAATAATTTTACCTCTATATGAAGATTTGAACACGCCAGGCTATATTGCTAATCTTCATAAACTTTATGATAGCGCAGTAAATGGAACAGATGATGATAAAAAAACTTTTATATCTGCTTGTAAGTTTGTAGGTTTTTTAACTGAAACAAAAGAAGAGTGGGTAATTTTTAAGAAAAAAAATGCTTCTTTATCTGAGAAGGAAATTGAAGATAAGATTAATGAAAGAAATAAAGCAAGAGCTGAAAAAAACTATCAAAAAGCAGATGAGATAAGAAATGAACTTTTAGACAAAGGTGTTTTAATAGAAGACAAAGATGGTAAAACCGTCTGGAAATTTAAATGA
- a CDS encoding BolA-like protein (PFAM: BolA-like protein) — MAMDLKEIENYIKEALPNAIVEIQDLAGDGNHYSAIVTAPEFSGKSKIEQHKMVYNSLKGKMGNELHALAIKTKEK; from the coding sequence ATGGCAATGGATTTAAAAGAAATTGAAAATTATATAAAAGAAGCTTTACCTAATGCTATTGTAGAAATACAAGATTTAGCAGGTGATGGAAATCATTACTCTGCAATTGTAACAGCGCCTGAATTTTCAGGTAAATCAAAAATTGAACAGCATAAAATGGTTTATAATTCTCTTAAGGGGAAAATGGGAAATGAACTGCATGCGCTAGCAATTAAAACAAAGGAAAAATAA
- a CDS encoding NAD+ synthetase (PFAM: NAD synthase~TIGRFAM: NAD+ synthetase), protein MNVTEKVKYISSWIKDYALGMPSKAESLVIGISGGIDSSVSSTLSAMTGLRTIVLTMPIKQKSNQHDLSLKHQKWLLENFKNVEAHTINLDNLFESFTKSLSKFDNEHGFANSRARLRMTTLYQVAAANKGIVVGTGNKVEDFGVGFYTKYGDGGVDISPIADCNKTEVWELGKELGILNEIIKADPTDGLWDDGRTDEGQLGFKYPELEDAMVNPSSPHREKYEKIRSQNLHKMEPIPVCKIPN, encoded by the coding sequence ATGAACGTCACAGAAAAAGTCAAATACATTTCCAGTTGGATTAAAGATTATGCACTAGGAATGCCATCAAAGGCTGAGTCTTTAGTTATTGGAATTTCGGGTGGTATCGACTCATCGGTTTCAAGTACTCTAAGTGCTATGACAGGATTAAGAACAATAGTGCTTACTATGCCAATTAAACAAAAATCAAATCAACATGATTTAAGTTTAAAACATCAAAAATGGTTATTAGAAAACTTTAAAAATGTTGAAGCTCATACAATAAATTTAGATAATTTATTTGAGAGTTTTACAAAAAGTTTGAGTAAATTTGACAATGAGCATGGATTTGCAAATTCAAGAGCAAGATTAAGAATGACAACACTTTATCAAGTAGCTGCAGCTAATAAAGGTATTGTTGTTGGAACTGGAAATAAAGTAGAGGATTTTGGAGTAGGTTTTTATACAAAATATGGTGATGGGGGAGTTGATATTTCTCCAATAGCAGATTGCAATAAAACAGAAGTTTGGGAATTAGGTAAAGAGCTGGGTATACTTAATGAAATTATTAAAGCTGATCCAACTGATGGATTATGGGATGATGGTAGAACTGATGAAGGGCAATTAGGTTTTAAATATCCTGAGCTTGAAGATGCTATGGTAAATCCAAGTTCTCCTCACAGAGAAAAATACGAAAAAATTCGTAGTCAAAATTTACACAAAATGGAGCCAATTCCAGTGTGTAAAATTCCTAACTAA
- a CDS encoding SpoU-like rRNA methylase family protein (PFAM: SpoU rRNA Methylase family~TIGRFAM: RNA methyltransferase, TrmH family, group 1), producing MKTKNITFILHKPQLSENIGACARALKNFNFSNLTVVDPKPIYPNDKILATSVGAKNIIDKSKIFDELGPAVEKIDYLIATSARFRNKNIKHISLEDLKKIDFNKKVGFLFGSEASGLSNNEISYANYTLQIPTNPQFKSLNLSHSLIIIAQYVSSILKSKSFDYKRSKKVKSASRQEILAMASLCIQNLDSINFFKPEEKKPIMLENLRNIFYKMELSDKETRILSSVFASLGKKR from the coding sequence GTGAAAACAAAGAACATTACTTTTATTCTTCATAAACCTCAATTATCTGAAAACATAGGAGCTTGTGCCAGAGCTTTAAAAAATTTCAACTTTAGTAATTTAACTGTGGTTGATCCAAAGCCTATTTATCCAAATGATAAGATACTAGCTACATCAGTTGGAGCCAAAAATATTATTGATAAATCTAAAATATTTGATGAATTAGGTCCAGCTGTAGAAAAAATAGATTATTTAATAGCTACATCAGCAAGATTTAGAAATAAGAACATCAAACATATTTCATTAGAGGATTTGAAAAAAATTGATTTTAATAAGAAAGTTGGCTTTTTATTTGGATCTGAAGCATCAGGATTATCAAATAATGAAATTAGTTATGCAAATTACACACTTCAAATTCCAACTAATCCTCAATTTAAATCTTTAAATTTATCTCATAGCTTAATTATCATTGCTCAGTATGTTTCTAGCATTTTAAAATCAAAGTCTTTTGATTATAAAAGATCAAAAAAAGTTAAATCTGCATCTAGACAAGAGATATTAGCTATGGCTAGCCTTTGTATCCAAAATCTCGATTCAATTAACTTTTTCAAGCCTGAAGAGAAAAAACCTATCATGTTAGAAAATTTGAGGAATATTTTCTATAAAATGGAATTATCTGATAAAGAAACTCGAATTTTATCCAGCGTATTTGCTAGTTTGGGAAAAAAACGTTGA